Below is a window of Plasmodium gaboni strain SY75 chromosome 6, whole genome shotgun sequence DNA.
AGGcaaaacaaataataaaattaataatgataaaaatatgaattataaatatatttgttctTATGATAATTGTAGATTATTATTACCTTCCCTTTTTCCTTTTTGGaaaattattcaaaatttttatatggCATATTTTGATTTGTTCTTAAAATGGTGTATGCATGTTGAAAATGGAAAGATGATAGCAGATAAAAAACGAAATGTGtttcaaatattttgttgtaataatttgataaataataatgagGATATGATTATTccatataaaaaagaaaatgtcaataaattttataatatgtcttttttatgttataatgaaaaaaaaatatatattcatattaaaaatgataatagGAAAGAAGatctttataatataataatatattcacaTTTGAAATTTAATAAAGTATGTGATAATAACCAAAATGatgttttaatatttaattatttgGAAAATgttaattataatttacCATGTTGTATTCATTCaattttactttttattaaatattataatattgaaataaaaaataaaaatgttttaattttaaataataatataaatatatttttaacattatttattttttttatgagaaataatatttcaacAGTAGTTTATGATCCATTGAATGGACAAGTTTTATGTAGGtatgagaaaaaaaaaaattcggatgacaacaaaaaaatttatttgaatattaatgggaatgaaatattaataacaAATGAAGATGATTTTAAGAGGaaatgtaaaatatttataaatcattttgtgtataattataaaaaatatggacataataaaaataaggagatattaaaaaatatggaaaatgaaataataaaaagttccgatattattataattgGAATAGGACGTCATCATATATTAAGTAAAAGACATATTAAGGaaaatgttataatttTAGATCTAGGAATTAATTTAATACCATCTCCACcaaaaaacaaaacaaacacaaaaaaaaaagaacaaaaaaaaaaaaaacattttgcatataatatgaaaaatgatgaaagtgtatataattatgatgCAAAAATTGACaaggaaaatataatagGGGAACAGTATCAATTGAATAATGTGTATTTTGAAAAATCCAAAAATGttattcaaaataattattatttgccactacaaaaatttaataaGAAGATAGgagaatataataaagtTTATAATTTTAGGAGAAATCACAAAAGAAGACATGctaatttattatataaattaaagagatattattatttcttaaatAGATCATAtggatataaatatataaatgataataaacTAAAAAGGAGAATGAGAATATCTAATAAAAAAATCTtgaatgataataaatctaaattaaaatatataaattgtttagcaaatatattaaaaaattatgtaatTATGGGTGATGTTGATATGAGTTGTAAGAGTAAGTGTTCTTATATATCTAGTGTACCTGGAGGATTGGGTCCTATAACAACATCTATGTTGTTTTATAATTTGTACTTTAAAAATTGATGcataaatatttgttaatatgaatttaaacataaataaataagaacacacaagtatatatatatatatatatatatatatatgtgtattttcttttttctttttttgtagtattattataatagtGTTGGTATAATTTTACCatattacttttatatttttcatttttttgttttttttgaatcatatatttgtttttcatataatagtctatatgaattatttatttattcattttttttctatttttatatttgtttaaattttttttttgttttttgttatattgttatgaaaatggaaaaagcatatatatatatatatatatgtctaagattaatttattttaatccttttgttttttaagtatatatttttgttaatGACAAGTTGAAAGaacttataaaaaaattgtgaaatctttattataaatattacGTGTCCAAAAGatatgatattttataagtatattatgaaaattGTGTGtgtattaataaaaaattaaatatataaatatatattatggTAAAAGGGTATTGCTTGTTCTTTATTTagtatttatttttttttgatataaactattatattccatattacgtattttattttataatagAATTCTgaaatatgaaaatataaaaatatgtatgaggtgttaaaaaatgatagggcaaaaaaaaatatagagaaacataatttcttcattattaataaagcaaataaaaatattattttatatatattttttaaaaaattatttattgatGATATGAtagtatattatatttggTGTATTACATTTGGagaaatgaaaaaagaaatgtAGATATATGAAGACATTTCTATTTTCTAGACAAAAAAAACTAAGATACGGTTTCTTTTCactattaatatatatatatatatatatatatatatagtatatttaattatgtatcttttaacatatatatatataataactttttaaaatgttttaaatataatttttttgttttattcatgtgttatttattttattttattttattttatttttttttttttgaattttaTTCTCTTATTCAATACACCTATTGTAGAAATGCAcgatatattattataccTTGGATATAggaattaataaattatttatcattttatttatattattaaaaatatagaaaaaaatgaaattaagttgtaattatttgtctaaattaaataaaaagaaaataaaaaagaaaaatgaaataCTTAATGAAGAATTAAGAAAAATTGAAGGTGTATgtgtataaatattattaatatttaatacatatataaaaccatcttattataaattttatttttatttcttgtatatatatatattttttttttttttatatattttctcATTATAGAAATGGTTTAAcgatgatgatgaaaaaaacaacacaaaggaaaatgaaaaaataacTAAAAGAAATGTGCGTCAaatgaagaattaaaaatagacatatataaatatgtaactgtatttatttttatataataggcaatatgaaaataataaaataggAACAAATATATCTTAGTCGTTATTGACCACATGAATgtttaaacatatatatatatatatatatatattttgttttatgttatatttcTATAGGAAATGTTAGAGTTTATACAACAACAAGatgaatttaaaaatttaaagaaaatttcttctgatgaagatgatgtatgaaaaaatattgaaacAATTAGTATGGACCAgttaatttatatgaaataacAAAATGGAAGCTTTATTTctgaataatttttcattgTATAGAAGCCAccagaaaaaaaaaaggagcgcattattaaaaatgataaag
It encodes the following:
- a CDS encoding putative bifunctional methylenetetrahydrofolate dehydrogenase/cyclohydrolase, with the translated sequence MNGVILNGQYVSEKIDEFVLEKIKYENDKSVNSIRCKKKKKLFIIYSKNIVSYSYLYIILKKSIYLNSDVVIVLIRVNKNVSEEKLTKIIKKININENNDTSLIILSPLSYHINKCYISEFIQKEKDIDCSNYKRILKLINIIDENSFWKGKTNNKINNDKNMNYKYICSYDNCRLLLPSLFPFWKIIQNFYMAYFDLFLKWCMHVENGKMIADKKRNVFQIFCCNNLINNNEDMIIPYKKENVNKFYNMSFLCYNEKKIYIHIKNDNRKEDLYNIIIYSHLKFNKVCDNNQNDVLIFNYLENVNYNLPCCIHSILLFIKYYNIEIKNKNVLILNNNINIFLTLFIFFMRNNISTVVYDPLNGQVLCRYEKKKNSDDNKKIYLNINGNEILITNEDDFKRKCKIFINHFVYNYKKYGHNKNKEILKNMENEIIKSSDIIIIGIGRHHILSKRHIKENVIILDLGINLIPSPPKNKTNTKKKEQKKKKHFAYNMKNDESVYNYDAKIDKENIIGEQYQLNNVYFEKSKNVIQNNYYLPLQKFNKKIGEYNKVYNFRRNHKRRHANLLYKLKRYYYFLNRSYGYKYINDNKLKRRMRISNKKILNDNKSKLKYINCLANILKNYVIMGDVDMSCKSKCSYISSVPGGLGPITTSMLFYNLYFKN